The sequence ACGACCTCCTCTACAGGCGGGACCTAAGCGGTTCAGTACGTCAGGCAGGGTCTGACCGACCCGCTGTTAGTTTTCGTCGAGGCCCAGTTCCTGTACGGCGGCCTGGATGAAAGCCAGCCGCTTCTGATCAAACTCTGTATCCGAAGCCTTCTCTATTGAGATGGGTGCGCGAGCCGCTTCGTCAAATCTAGTGGCGACCTTCGGGAAGAAGAACGCGGACACCAAGCCGTTGTAGTATCCCAGGGCTTGAGCGGTCTCTGGCCTTATTTCCACTTGACGAACGTGTCCCTTGTAGTCCGCCTTTGAACTCTGCAGCCGAGGGTCGAGCGCATCCGCCGACCATGCCGCAAGCGCACCGACCGCTCCGCGAAAGATTTCATATTTGAGTTCAAAGCGTTTTTGCCAACGCCATGTCCGTCTGGCGACACGGGCCGTGACAAGTGGAGCAATGATTGCTGCGAAGAGGCCAGCGACAACAGCCACAAGAATTGAGGTCCATAGCGAGATCGTCATGCCTGTCTCACCTGCCCTTGGTCCGATACTCCGCCTTGTCTTCAGCCGCGAGCGTCAACTGCTCAGCCTCTCTCGCCTTCGCCTTTGGCGCTTTCTTGAAGGTGACGTTGACCTGTCCAGAAGGTGGGTAGTCAATTCGCTTGCCCTCAAGAAGTTCTGCGACAGTGAGAACCTGCAGGCGAGGATGTTTCCTCCCCCAGACTGGCGAGAGATAGAAGCCAGCACCCGCCACCTCCGCTCTCATCTGCTTGGTCGGCTCCTCCATGCTGATGAGCACACCAATCTCGGCCTTCTCCCGGTCCAGTACGCCTCGGAGGTCACGAACATGCGCGACTGTTACGTTACCGGCCTTCACTGACAGAATGATCTGCTTCGTTTTGCCGCCTTCACCTTCATCGTGAAAGTAGAGACGGCCATCTATGCCCCTGTCGGCACCCTTCTTCTGCTCAACGGGACGTGCGCCAACGAGTCCGAGCGCCCACCATTGAAACTGGTACGGGTCATGCACCGCCAAGTCTTGTGCGTCCGGTAGAGAAACCGGCTCCCCAATCACCTTGTAGGTCGCCCGATCTCCGAACGCATCGTACAGACGGTGCTTGATCAGCGTGATCGCCAAGTGCGTGATGTCTATGCCGATCCAACGCCGCTTGAGCTTCTGCGCAGCAGCTACCGTTGTCCCGCAGCCGCAGAACGGATCGAGGACCGTGTCACCCTCGTTGGTGCTTGCAGCGACGATTCGCTCAAGCAGAGCCTCGGGCTTCTGTGTGGGATAGCCGAGACGCTCCGCCGATGTGTTCCCGATTCTGGGAATATCTGCCCAGTTCGTGGAGACCGGTTTGCCTTTCGTCTCATCCAGGTACACCTTTAGGCCATCCAGCCTCGGCGTGCCGTCCTGCTTTAGCAGTATTCGGCCTTGCGCGTACCATTCTTCCAGTTGCTCCAAGGAGGCACCCCAGGAACGGTAGGGCGGCGGCTTGGCCCCTCTCCACTCGAATTGCCGACTAAGATTGGGAGATGAGAAAGTGAGGTTCTCCGCCTTGTAGAGCCTGCCAGTTTCGTCCGGTTTATACCGGCGCATTTGTTCCGGGCCATACGCTGTGTACTGGTCATTGAACACGAACTGTGTGGTCTTTGAGTAGTAAAGAATCGTGTCGTTCGCCCGAACATATCCCTTGGTTCGGATGTTATGGGAGACGGTTCGCTCCCAGATAATCTCGTTTCGGAACTGCGCTGGCCCGAACACTGCATCCATGAGCATCTTGAGGTAGTGGCTGGCCGTCGGGTCGCAGTGCAGGTAGATGCTGCCGGTCGGTTTCAGGACCCGATGCAATTCCATCAAGCGCGGGGCCATCATCGAGAGGTAGGCCAGCATGTCGTTCTCGCCCAGGAACGTGCGGAACGCCTGCATGGCGCGCGACACCGGGCCTCCTGCCTCGACGACCTCCTCGTACGCCTCCGCCGCAGCCCGATCCCAGCGCCACGTGTCCCCGAACGCCTTGATCTGCGCCGCCGACCGCGAGCCATTCTGCTCCTGAAACAGCACGTTGTAGTCCTGGTTGGACTTGAAGGGCGGATCGAGATAGACAAGGTCTACCGTCTCGTCCTTGAGGTAGCGGCGGAGAATGTCCAGGTTGTCGCCGTAATAGAGCGTGTTCACGCGAACGGCTCCCCTTTTTCAGGCACCGAGAGCAGCCTCGACTAATTGAGGTAGATTCCAGGTGTAGGTTTCCAGTCCTGCCGCGACGGCGATTTCGGCTATCATCTTGCGGGCGTCCTTGGCGATAGACTCCACCTCCCGCCGCAGGGAGGGTGTCAACGGGCTGCCCTTGAGGGTGCCCTGCCGTAGCACGAGTTCAGCGGCCTGCAGTGTCTTGCGGCTCCGCGCTAGGTTGGCAGCGATGGCCGCGGCGGTGCGATCGGCCTCCACCCGTGCTCGGACGGCAACAGCCTCACGGCTGAACCTTGCCTCAGCCTGTGCCCGCTGGCGAGGAGTGAACCGGCGGTAGGATGCTGCGGGATCGGGACTCATCGGTCAGTCCTCCTCGGGGAGCATGGCGGTCAGGACGGGTTCGCCCTGGTCGCCGGGGCCGCAAATGCACTTCAGGCGTACCAGTGGCGGTGCCGTCCTCGTGCCGTTCTAGGATAATGAACGGCTGGCCTCCAATAATGCAGGTGTCGGGCTGTTCGGTCATGACGGCACCTCCTGCTTAT comes from bacterium and encodes:
- a CDS encoding DNA methyltransferase, which encodes MNTLYYGDNLDILRRYLKDETVDLVYLDPPFKSNQDYNVLFQEQNGSRSAAQIKAFGDTWRWDRAAAEAYEEVVEAGGPVSRAMQAFRTFLGENDMLAYLSMMAPRLMELHRVLKPTGSIYLHCDPTASHYLKMLMDAVFGPAQFRNEIIWERTVSHNIRTKGYVRANDTILYYSKTTQFVFNDQYTAYGPEQMRRYKPDETGRLYKAENLTFSSPNLSRQFEWRGAKPPPYRSWGASLEQLEEWYAQGRILLKQDGTPRLDGLKVYLDETKGKPVSTNWADIPRIGNTSAERLGYPTQKPEALLERIVAASTNEGDTVLDPFCGCGTTVAAAQKLKRRWIGIDITHLAITLIKHRLYDAFGDRATYKVIGEPVSLPDAQDLAVHDPYQFQWWALGLVGARPVEQKKGADRGIDGRLYFHDEGEGGKTKQIILSVKAGNVTVAHVRDLRGVLDREKAEIGVLISMEEPTKQMRAEVAGAGFYLSPVWGRKHPRLQVLTVAELLEGKRIDYPPSGQVNVTFKKAPKAKAREAEQLTLAAEDKAEYRTKGR